In one window of Lynx canadensis isolate LIC74 chromosome A3, mLynCan4.pri.v2, whole genome shotgun sequence DNA:
- the CA3H20orf173 gene encoding LOW QUALITY PROTEIN: uncharacterized protein C20orf173 homolog (The sequence of the model RefSeq protein was modified relative to this genomic sequence to represent the inferred CDS: inserted 1 base in 1 codon; substituted 1 base at 1 genomic stop codon), with the protein MKHLWQIFVLWGFWVLILWLMAPCLDPKPELAPQGKLMVLVLGHCNCPWFKFWKSGCPSETLNSSLCYHRDMNSASGFGKMWKKVFKGIPRLSVSHFHFYXGTCTLGGNSKILRASGLGNNINQRTLAFGXCFIYPGNASSQGSWRQLLLLLLLLLKLSGLVWTSDAPSEEDAYFGFGSEKQRKGCNDC; encoded by the exons ATGAAGCACTTGTGGCAGATTTTTGTCCTGTGGGGCTTCTGGGTGCTCATCTTGTGGCTGATGGCCCCCTGCCTGGATCCAAAACCTGAATTGGCACCCCAGGGAAAACTGATGGTCTTGGTACTGGGGCATTGCAACTGCCCTTGGTTCAAATTCTGGAAGAGTGGCTGCCCATCTGAAACACTAAACTCCTCCCTCTGCTACCACAGA GACATGAACTCAGCAAGTGGTTTTGGCAAAATGTGGAAAAAGGTGTTCAAGGGGATTCCCAGACTCTCAGTGAGCCATTTCCATTTCT TTGGGACTTGTACTTTGGGGGGGAACTCCAAGATCCTGCGGGCCTCCGGCCTTGGCAACAATATCAACCAGCGGACCCTAGCCTTCGGGT GATGCTTCATCTATCCTGGGAATGCCAGCAGCCAGGGCTCTTGGAGacagctgctgcttctgctgctgctgctgctgaagcTTTCTGGTCTGGTGTGGACTTCAGATGCTCCAAGTGAGGAG GATGCCTACTTTGGATTTGgatcagaaaagcaaagaaaggggtGCAATGACTGTTAA